Part of the Devosia sp. SL43 genome, TTTTTCGTCTTTCCGGGCAACGGCTTAAGCCCGTCGCCGGCCTCGAATGGCGATCTCCGATACCAAATGGCACGCATCATGCATACTTGATTGTATGTAAGTCATGGATGGAGCGCCAACGTCGATGTCCCAGACCGGCCCGGAAGGCAGCCGACAGCAACAGCGCCTGGAACTGCGTGGTATCACCAAGGTCTATCCGGCCGTGGTCGCCAATGCTGGCATCGACCTGCAGGTAGCGCCTGGGGAAATCCATGCCGTCGTCGGGGAGAATGGCGCCGGCAAGTCGACGTTGATGAAGGTGATCTACGGCATGGTGCGTCCCGATGCCGGCGAGATGCTGTGGGATGGTCGCGAGGTCAGTATCGGTTCGCCGGCCGATGCACAGCGGCTCGGCATCGGGATGGTGTTCCAGCATTTCGCGCTGTTCGACACGCTGACCGTCGCCGAGAATATCGCGCTGGCTTTGCCCGAGAAGCTGTCGCTCGACGCTATCAGCGAGCGCATCACCGACCTCGCGCAACGCTACTGCCTGCCGCTCGACCCGGCGCGGCGCATCTATTCCATGTCGGTGGGCGAGCGGCAGCGCGTCGAGATCATCCGCGCGCTGCTGCAGAATCCCGGCCTGCTGATCATGGACGAGCCCACCTCGGTCCTGACGCCGCAGGCCGTTGACACGCTGTTCGGCACCCTGCGCACGCTGGCGGCCGACGGCTGCAGCATCCTCTATATCAGCCACAAGCTCGACGAGATTCGGGCCTTGTGCTCCAGCGCGACGATCCTGCGCGGCGGCAAGGTGACCGGCACCTGTGACCCGCGCGCGGAATCGTCGGCAACTATGGCCCGCATGATGATCGGCGCCGACATCCAGCCCATCCGCGCCGCGCGGGTGGCATCCACCGGTGCCGAACGTCTCGTCGTCCGCAACCTGACCCTTGCGGCGGCCGATCCGTTCGGCACCGACCTCGACAAGATCTCGCTCTCGGTGACAGGTGGCGAAATTCTTGGCATTGCCGGTGTCTCTGGCAATGGGCAGCAGGAGCTGCTGGCTGCGCTTTCGGGCGAAACGCCGCTGGCCGACCCCTATGGGGTACTGATCGATGGCAGGCCGGCCGGCAGGCTCGACCCGCGCCAACGCCGCGCCATCGGGCTCTGCTCGGTGCCCGAGGACAGGCTTGGTCGCGGCGCCGTGCCTTCCCTGGCCCTGTCAGACAATGCCCTTCTCACCGACAACCGCCAATCGAGCGTACGCGCCGGCTTCATTCGTTTCGACGTGGTCAAGGCCTTTGCCGAACGCTGCATCGCCGAATTCGGCGTGCGCGGCGGCGGTCCGGATGCGCTGGCGGGGAGCCTGTCAGGCGGCAACCTGCAGAAATTCATCGTTGGGCGCGAAATCCTGCAAAATCCTGGCGTGCTGGTCATCGCTCAACCGACATGGGGCGTCGATGTCGGTGCAGCCGTAACCATTCGCCAGGCGCTGCTCGACCTGCGCGCCAGGGGCTGCGCCATCCTCGTCATTTCCGAAGAGCTCGACGAACTGACCGAAATTGCCGACCGCATCGCCGTAATTGCCGGGGGACGGCTGTCCCCGGCCATGGCACGCGCCGCCTTCGACCGCGACGCCATCGGCCTTGCCATGTCCGGCGAATGGACGGCTGCCGAAATCAAGGGAGCAGATCATGTCCATTCGGCTTGAAGCGCGACCGCAACCCAGCCGGACCATGATCTGGCTCTCTCCGATCCTCGCCATCGGGCTCACCTGCTGCGTGGCCATGGTGATCTTCGCCGTGGCCGGTCTCAATCCGCTCTCGGCGCTGGCGACATTCATCTTCACCCCGGTCACCGACCTCTACGGGCTGGGCGAACTGCTGATCAAGGCGGCGCCGTTGGTGCTGATCGCCATCGGCCTCTCGATCGGCTTTCGCGCCGGTGTCTGGAATGTCGGCGGCGAGGGACAACTGATCGTCGGCGTGATTTTCGGCGGCTGGCTGGCGCTCACCTATGGTCCGGGTGGCGGGCCGTGGGTCCTGCCGGCAATGGTCGTCGGCGGCGCCATCGGCGGTGCGCTGTGGGCCGCCATTCCGGCGCTGCTGCGGACACGCTTCAACGCCAACGAAATCCTCACCAGCCTGATGCTGAACTACGTGGCACAGCTCTGGCTTGGCTACCTGATCTTCGGCCCTTGGCGCGACCCCGCCGGCTTCAACTTTCCGCAGTCCGAGCCCCTGGCGCCGGCCGCGCTTTTCCCGACCCTGATCGAGGGCACCCGCGCCAATGCGAGCATCCTGCTGGCCCTGGTCGCCGTTGGCCTCGGCTGGGCGCTGATGAGCCGCAGCTTCGTCGGCTTCCAGCTCAAGATCACCGGCCTTTCCGAGGGCGCAGCGCGCTATGCCGGGTTTAGCCCCAGCAAGGCGGTGTGGATCGGGATGCTGGCCGGCGGCCTCGCGGCTGGCATTGCCGGCGTCGGCGAGATCGCCGGTCCGCTCGGCCAGATCTTCCCCACCGCCTCCCCCGGCTACGGCTATGCCGCCATCATCGTGGCCTTTCTTGGCCGCCTCAACCCGATCGGCATCCTGTTCTCGGGTCTGCTGATGTCACTGCTCTACCTCAGCGGCGACGTCGCGCAGATGTCGCTCGGGCTGCCCTCATCCATCACCGGACTGTTCCAGGGCACGCTGCTGTTCTTCCTGCTCACCGCCGACGTGCTGATCCACTACCGCCTGCGCAGCAGCACCATTGCCGCAGCAGTCGTTGCCGGGAGCGCCAAGTGATGTCGCAGTTCCTGCCGATCCTCCTGGCTACGCTGATCGCCGGCACCCCGCTGGTCTATGCGGCTCTGGGTGAGCTGATCACCGAACGGGCCGGCGTGCTGAACATGGGCGTCGAGGGCATGATGGTGACGGGTGCCGTCGTCGCCTTCGCCGTCGCGCTCACCACCGGCAATCTGTGGCTCGGCGTGCTCGCCGCCATGGTGGCGGCGGGCATTCTGTCGCTGTTGTTCTCTGTGCTGGCCATCACCTTCCGGGCCAACCAGGTCGCCGTTGGCCTTGCCATGACTATCTTCGGTACGAGCCTCGGCTCCTATCTGGGCAAACCCTTCGTCGGCATGGCCTTGGTGCTCGATCCGTCGCAGGCAGCTGGCGGCTTTGCCCAGCTGCCGCTGGTGGGGCTGATCTTCTCGGCCATTCACCCGCTGGTCTGGCTGTCCTGGATCCTCTTCGCGGCGGTCTGGTATTTCCTTAGCCGCACCCGCGCCGGTCTGGCGTTGCGGGCGGTTGGTGAGTCCCCGACCTCGGCCCATGCTATCGGCTATCCGGTCGTCCGCATCCGCTACCTGGCAACGCTGTTCGGCGGCGCCATGGCCGGGGTCGCCGGCGCCTACATGTCCACGGTTTATGCCTCCCTGTGGACCGAAGGGCTCATCGCCGGCCGCGGCTGGATCGCGGTGGCGCTGGTGGTGTTCGCCACCTGGCGGCCCGAGCGCTGCTTTGCTGGCGCCTACCTGTTCGGTGGCGCCACCATGGCCCAGCTCTTCGCCCAGAGTGCCGGCATCGGCGTGCCATCCGAACTGATGTCGGCCTTGCCGTATCTCGCCACCATCGTCGTCCTCGTCCTCATCTCCCGGGACGCTGCGCTCATGCGGCTCAGCGTCCCGGCCTCCCTGGGCAAACCCTTCGATCCGCAAGGGTAACCCGCCTCCACCAGCAACGTCCCAAAACCGACAGGAAGGTTTCAATGCTCCAGCTCAATCGCCGCAATTTCCTCAAGAGCGCCGCCGCCACGGCCCTACTCGCTGGCACCGGCCTGCCGGCCCTGGCCCAGGGCGAAAAGCTCAAGGTGGGCGTGATCCACATGGGCGCCATTTCCGATACGGGCTGGGAATACTTCCAGGCCCAGGCGTGGCGCGCCCTGCAGGCCGAGTTCCCCGACCAGGTTGAGGTCACTGTGCTCGAGAATATCGCCCAGATCCAGGATTGCGAGCGGCTGTTCCGCCAGTTGTCCACCCAAGGCCACCAGCTGATTTTCGGCACCACCTTCTCGCAATATGCTTCGCTCAAGAAGCTGGCCCCGACGCTGCCCAACAGCCATTTCGAATGCTGCGCCGGCATCGATGCGGGTGACAATCTGGGCGTCTTCGAGGGCAAGCACCACGAGGGTACCTATCTCACTGGCATCGCGGCCGGCCGCATGACCAAATCCAACGTTCTCGGCTGGGTCGGCGCCTTCCCGGTGCCGCAGGTGATCTACAGCCTCAACGCCTTCCTGCTCGGCGCCCGCAGCGTCAATCCGGACGTGGTTCTTAAGGTGGTGTGGGCCAATGCCTGGGTCGATCCGGCCAAGGAAAAGGACGCCGTGGCCGCACTTGTGGCGCAGGGCGCCGACGTGATCTCGGGCAGCCCCAATACGCCGGTCCAGGGCCTCGCCGCCGAGGAAAAGGGCGTCTGGTCGATCGGCTCGACCGGCGACTTCTCGGCCTATGTGAAAAAGGCGCAACTGGTCTCGTTCGAACTCGACTGGAGCGCGGCGCATATCGAAGCGGCCAAGGGTGTGCTGGCCGGAACCTGGGAACCGACCAACCGCTGGCGCGGCCTGGGTGACGGCGGCTTCGTCAAGATGACGACGTCCAGCCCGGACCTGCCAGCCGAAGTGGCCGCCGAAATGGCGACGGCCGAGGCCGCCATCATTGCCGGTACGCTCAACCCATTTGCCGGCCCGATCAAGGACCAGGCTGGCGCCGAGAAAGTCGTCGCCGGCGCCGTGCTGCCCGATGAAGAGATCAAGGGCATGACCTGGTTGGTCGAAGGCGTCCAGGGAACCCTACCCAGCGCCTGATGACTGCCTGGCCGGCGGCGGCTGCATCCGTCGCCGGTCTCTACCATTCGAGGATGCATAATGACCGATTTCGATTCCGTCTTTGCCAATGCGTTGCTTACGACCGGCGAGCGCGCCCATGTCGCGGTGACGGCAGGCCGTATCGCCGCCATCGTGTCAGCCAGCGCGCCGATACCGGCTGCCGGAGTCACAACCGATCTTGCCGGGGCCATGCTGGTTCCAGGCTTCGTCGAAGGCCACATTCATCTCGATACCAGCTTCTATGGCGATGCGTGGAAGCCGCACATCCCCTGCACTGATGGCTTCAATGTGCACGAGCGCGTAAAATTCCAAGCGCAGAACATGGCTAACGCCGCCCCGATGGACAGAAGGGCGCGCGACCAGCTCGAGCTGTGCATCGGCCAGGGCAGCATCGCAATGCGCAGCCATGTCATGATCGATGCCTCGGTGGGTCTCAGCCACCTCGAAACCATCCTCAGGGTGCGCGACGACTATCGCGACCTGATCGATATCCAGCTCTGCGCCTTTCCGCAGAACGGCATTATCGCCAGCCCCGGCACGGCCGAGCTGATGGACCAGGCCATAGCCATGGGCTGCGACCTGGTCGGTGGGCTCGATCCTGCGACCTTCGACAGGGATATCGAGAAGCATCTCGATGTGGTGTTCGGTATCGCCGAGCGGCGGGGTGTCGATGTCGACATTCACCTGCATGACGGCGGCACGCTGGGCGTGTTCGAAATCGAACAGATCGCCGAGCGCACGCGTGCCCTCGGCATGAACGGTCACGTCGCCGTGAGCCATGCCTATGGGTTGGGCGATATTCCGGCGGACGCGCAGAAGAGGATCGCGGCAAAGCTGGCCGCCTCCGGCGTCGCCATCATGACCAACGCGCCCGGCAGCTACTCCTTTCCCCCCGTCAGCATCCTGCGCAAGGCGGGCGTCACGGTGTTCAGCGGATCGGACAATATCCGCGACAGCTGGTGGCCCTATGGCGACGGTGACATGCTTGGCCGCGCCAACATCATCGGCTACCGCTCGGGCTTCTACGAAGACTGGGAACTGGCCTCTGCGTTCGATATCGTCACCACGGCCGGCGCAACAGCGCTGCGGCTGGAAGGGTATGGCATCGTGGCGGGGGCAAAGGCCGACTTCGTCACCTTCGCCGCCCAGCATATCCCCGAGGCCGTCGTCGCCGTACCAAGAGAGCGCTCCGTGTATAAAGGCGGCCGCCTCGTGGCCCGCAACGGCCAGTTGGTGGGCAGGGCCTGATGCTGGAAACCGCTCTCGGCTTCCGCGGCGCCTTCACCGCGCCGCATCGCGCGGCGGCGCTGACGGGCCGCGACATCCTCAATGCCGGTGGTTCTGCCATCGAGGCAATGGTGGCGGCGGCTGCCACGATCGCAGTGGCCTATCCGCATATGAACGGGTTGGGTGGCGACGCTTTCTGGATCATTCACCGGCCGGGGAGGGCGCCAGTCGCCATCTCGGGCGCCGGCCGGGCGGCGGCGCTCGCCACGGTTCAGCGTTACGCCGAGCGCGGCTATGGGGCCATCCCGGTACGCGGACCGGACGCTGCCCTCGTCGTACCCGGTGCGGTGGCCACCTGGCAGGCAGCGCTCGACCTGTTGGGCGGCACTGCCCGCTTCACGGTGCCGGAGCTAATGGCTGATGCAATTGCCCTGGCGCGGGCCGGGGTGGCGGTGACTCCTATCCTCGAGCAGACCAGTGTTGCCAAGGCGGCAGAACTGGCGCCAGTTCCGGGTTTCTTGGCGATCCATCAGCCCGACGGCAGGCCACTTCACGCTGGGGATCGCTTCGTGCAGCCGGCGTTGGCCGGTACCCTGGAGCGGCTGGCAAGCGCCGGGCTCGACGACTTCTATCGTGGTGACATCGCAGCCACCCACGGCCAATATCTCGCGGACAGCGACAGCCCGTTGCGCCAGGATGACTTTGCCCCCTATCGCGCCGAAACCGGGGCGCCGTTGAGCGTCAAAACTTCGGCCGGCATGCTGCACACCACACCGCCGCCGACCCAGGGCGTCGCAACATTGATGGCGCTGGCGCTGTTTGACCGGCTGGGGGTGACCGAGGCGGATGGCTTCACGCATCTGCATGGGCTGGTCGAGGCCACCAAGCGCGCCTACAGCCTGCGCAACCGCCACGTGGCCGACCCGGATTTCATGACCGAGGACCTGCGGCACTGGCTGTCCGACACCTATCTCGACACCCTCGCCGCCAGCATCGACCAGCACCGCGCTTCACCCTGGCCCGAACCGTCCTCGCCCGGCGACACGATCTGGATGGGCGCCAGCGATGCCAGCGGCATGGTGGTGAGCTTCATCCAGAGCCTCTACTGGGAGTATGGCTCAGGCCTCACATGCCCCGCCACCGGCATCACCTTCGAGAACCGAGGCGCCGGCTTTTCCCTCAAGCCCGGCCCGAACCAGCTCGCGCCCGGCAAGCGTCCGTTCCACACGCTCAACCCGGGGCTCGCTCAGTTGAACGATGGCCGTGTGCTGGCCTTTGGTACCCAGGGCGGCGAGGGCCAACCACAGACCATGACGGCAATCTTTTCGCGCTATGCCCAGTTCGGCCAGGGCCTGCAGCGCGCCATCACCGCGCCGCGCTGGCTGCTGGGGACGACCTGGGCCGACGTGACCACGACGCTCAAGCTCGAGAGCCGTTTCGATCCCGGGCTGGTAGCCGCGCTCACGGCGGCAGGGCACGTGACCGAAGTGGTGCACGATTTCGATCCGATGATGGGTCAGGCAGGCGCCGTGGTCCATCATCGGAATGGCCTCATGGAAGCAGCGACCGACCCGCGTTCCGATGGCGCCGCAATCGCCTTCTGACCCTGAAAGCCCCCGCATGGACCTCACCTTCACGCCCATCGAACTTGTCCTGTTGATCGGCGGACTGAGCTTGGCCTCGATCATTGCCGGCATTGTCGCCGGACTGCTCGGGGTGGGCGGCGGTATCGTCATCGTGCCCGTGTTGTTCTGGGTATTTACCTTCACCAGCTTCCCCGAGGAGTTGGCAATGCACATGGCGGTGGCGACGTCGCTGGCGACGATCATCACCACCTCCGTGGCCTCGATGCGGGCGCACCACAAGAAGGGAGCGGTGGATTTCGATCTGCTGCGCAGATGGGCGCCGGCCCTCGCCATCGGCGCGCTCGCAGGAGGTTTGGCGGCCCGGTATTTCGACGCTGCGGTGCTGACCGGGGTGTTTGGTATCGTCGGTCTCGCCGTTGCCATAAACCTGGCTACACCGCGCAATCTCGTCATTGGCGAACACCTGCCGCGCTCGCCCGTTCAGGTTGCCATCGCCACTGTCATCGGCTTCGTCTCGTCGCTGATGGGCATCGGCGGTGGCACGCTGGGTGTGCCAACGCTGGCTGCGTTTTCCTATCCCATCCATCGCGCCGTCGGAACGGCTTCGGCCTTCGGCATTGTCATCGCCATTCCTGCCGTACTCGGTTTCATCGTCTCCGGCTGGGACGCCCCCGGCCGGCCACCGCTGTCGCTGGGTTATGTCAGCCTCGTCGCGACAGCCATCATACTGCCCTTCACCACCTATTTCGCACCCTTTGGTGCGCGGCTGGCGCATGCGCTGGAGCCGGTCTGGGTGAAGCGGGCATTCTCGATCTTTCTCGCCATTACAGCGGTCAAGATGCTGCATTCGAGCCTGACCTGATGCTTGTCGATCTGGTCATAACCGGCGCCACGCTGGCGGAACATGCCGTGCCGATGGACATTGCTGTCGGCAATGGCCTGATCCTGGATATCGCCCCTGCCATTGCATCGAACGCGCCGCGCTTTGCGGCTGACGGCCGGTTGCTGGCCGCGGGGTTCGTCGAGTGTCATATCCATCTCGACAAGGCCGACATCCTCGATCGGTGCATCCTGGCCCAGGGCACCTTGGCCGAGGCCGTCGCCGAAACGGCTCGGCTAAAGGCCGTTTTCACCGAGCAAGACGTCTATGCCCGCGCATCGCGGATCGTCGAACAGGCCATCAGCCATGGCACGACAGTCATGCGGACGTTTGTCGAGATCGACCCTCGCGCCGGTCTGCGATCCTTTGAGGCGATCAAGGCCGTTCGCCGCGACTATGCCGGCGCCATCGATATCGAGATCTGCGCGTTTGCCCAGGAAGGTCTGACCAACGAACCAGAAACCGAAGGGCTGCTGGCCATGGCCCTCGCCGATGGCGCGGACCTTGTGGGTGGGTGCAGCTATACGGACCCAGACCCGGCCGGGCATATCGCCCGCATTTTTGACCTGGCCGAGCGCTTCAACGTGGCCGCCGATTTCCATGTTGATTTCGACCTGGACCCTGCCGGGTCCGACTTGCCCGCTATTATTGCCGAAACCGAGAAGCGGGGTTGGCAGGGGCGGGTGGCCTGCGGCCACGTCACCAAGCTCGCTGCCATGGGGCGTGAAGCGGTGGCGGCCGTGGCGGTGCAGTTGCACCGGGCGGGCATTGGCGTCGTCGCCTTGCCATCGACCGATCTTTTCCTGCTCGGCCGGGACGCCGAAATGCTCGCGCCGCGCGGCGTGGCGCCCCTGCAGCAGTTGGCCTCAGCGGGTGTGCTGACGGCGATTGCCAGCAACAATATCATCAATCCCTTCACACCCTTCGGCGATGCCAGCCTATTGCGGCAGGCCAACCTTTTCGCCAACATCGCGCATCTGTCGCGTAAGGCCGATGTCGATCTCGCCTTTGCGGCCATCGGTGCCAATCCGGCGCGACTGCTCGGCAGGTCGCACGGAATTGCGGTCGGCGCATCCGCCGATCTCGTGCTCATCGACGCGGTCAGTCCGGCTGATGCGGTGCGCCGTGCGGCACCGGTACTGGCCGGCTGGAAGGCCGGACGGCAGACGTTCTTTCGCCCGGCGGCGACGCTGCTGCGCCCCTAATCGGACATGCTGTTGTAGCGGTACGGACGCCAGGTATCGGCGACGAGCCGCCGATGCTGATCCATCGCCACCGGCACGATCTGATCGACCATCGCTGCCGCCTGCCGTTCGGCATCGGTCAGTGGCCGGCGCATTTCCTCGGCGATTTCTGCCATGACGGCATCGCGGTCGATGCCGATGACGCGCCCATTGGCGACCACCTGCCGGCCGCCGACGAACACCTGCTCGACCGCCTGGCTCTTGGCCCGCATCAGGACGGTATCGACAAGCGGGGTGCGTGGATCGACAGCCGGCCGTTCGACTTCTGCCCGATCCAACAGCACGATATCGGCGGCGCGCCCGACCTCAAGGCGCCCAATGCGATCACCGAAGCCGGCAGTCATCGCGCCATGCTCGGTCGCCATGCGCAGGAC contains:
- a CDS encoding ABC transporter ATP-binding protein, with the protein product MSQTGPEGSRQQQRLELRGITKVYPAVVANAGIDLQVAPGEIHAVVGENGAGKSTLMKVIYGMVRPDAGEMLWDGREVSIGSPADAQRLGIGMVFQHFALFDTLTVAENIALALPEKLSLDAISERITDLAQRYCLPLDPARRIYSMSVGERQRVEIIRALLQNPGLLIMDEPTSVLTPQAVDTLFGTLRTLAADGCSILYISHKLDEIRALCSSATILRGGKVTGTCDPRAESSATMARMMIGADIQPIRAARVASTGAERLVVRNLTLAAADPFGTDLDKISLSVTGGEILGIAGVSGNGQQELLAALSGETPLADPYGVLIDGRPAGRLDPRQRRAIGLCSVPEDRLGRGAVPSLALSDNALLTDNRQSSVRAGFIRFDVVKAFAERCIAEFGVRGGGPDALAGSLSGGNLQKFIVGREILQNPGVLVIAQPTWGVDVGAAVTIRQALLDLRARGCAILVISEELDELTEIADRIAVIAGGRLSPAMARAAFDRDAIGLAMSGEWTAAEIKGADHVHSA
- a CDS encoding ABC transporter permease encodes the protein MSIRLEARPQPSRTMIWLSPILAIGLTCCVAMVIFAVAGLNPLSALATFIFTPVTDLYGLGELLIKAAPLVLIAIGLSIGFRAGVWNVGGEGQLIVGVIFGGWLALTYGPGGGPWVLPAMVVGGAIGGALWAAIPALLRTRFNANEILTSLMLNYVAQLWLGYLIFGPWRDPAGFNFPQSEPLAPAALFPTLIEGTRANASILLALVAVGLGWALMSRSFVGFQLKITGLSEGAARYAGFSPSKAVWIGMLAGGLAAGIAGVGEIAGPLGQIFPTASPGYGYAAIIVAFLGRLNPIGILFSGLLMSLLYLSGDVAQMSLGLPSSITGLFQGTLLFFLLTADVLIHYRLRSSTIAAAVVAGSAK
- a CDS encoding ABC transporter permease; amino-acid sequence: MSQFLPILLATLIAGTPLVYAALGELITERAGVLNMGVEGMMVTGAVVAFAVALTTGNLWLGVLAAMVAAGILSLLFSVLAITFRANQVAVGLAMTIFGTSLGSYLGKPFVGMALVLDPSQAAGGFAQLPLVGLIFSAIHPLVWLSWILFAAVWYFLSRTRAGLALRAVGESPTSAHAIGYPVVRIRYLATLFGGAMAGVAGAYMSTVYASLWTEGLIAGRGWIAVALVVFATWRPERCFAGAYLFGGATMAQLFAQSAGIGVPSELMSALPYLATIVVLVLISRDAALMRLSVPASLGKPFDPQG
- a CDS encoding BMP family ABC transporter substrate-binding protein encodes the protein MLQLNRRNFLKSAAATALLAGTGLPALAQGEKLKVGVIHMGAISDTGWEYFQAQAWRALQAEFPDQVEVTVLENIAQIQDCERLFRQLSTQGHQLIFGTTFSQYASLKKLAPTLPNSHFECCAGIDAGDNLGVFEGKHHEGTYLTGIAAGRMTKSNVLGWVGAFPVPQVIYSLNAFLLGARSVNPDVVLKVVWANAWVDPAKEKDAVAALVAQGADVISGSPNTPVQGLAAEEKGVWSIGSTGDFSAYVKKAQLVSFELDWSAAHIEAAKGVLAGTWEPTNRWRGLGDGGFVKMTTSSPDLPAEVAAEMATAEAAIIAGTLNPFAGPIKDQAGAEKVVAGAVLPDEEIKGMTWLVEGVQGTLPSA
- a CDS encoding amidohydrolase family protein, encoding MTDFDSVFANALLTTGERAHVAVTAGRIAAIVSASAPIPAAGVTTDLAGAMLVPGFVEGHIHLDTSFYGDAWKPHIPCTDGFNVHERVKFQAQNMANAAPMDRRARDQLELCIGQGSIAMRSHVMIDASVGLSHLETILRVRDDYRDLIDIQLCAFPQNGIIASPGTAELMDQAIAMGCDLVGGLDPATFDRDIEKHLDVVFGIAERRGVDVDIHLHDGGTLGVFEIEQIAERTRALGMNGHVAVSHAYGLGDIPADAQKRIAAKLAASGVAIMTNAPGSYSFPPVSILRKAGVTVFSGSDNIRDSWWPYGDGDMLGRANIIGYRSGFYEDWELASAFDIVTTAGATALRLEGYGIVAGAKADFVTFAAQHIPEAVVAVPRERSVYKGGRLVARNGQLVGRA
- a CDS encoding gamma-glutamyltransferase family protein encodes the protein MLETALGFRGAFTAPHRAAALTGRDILNAGGSAIEAMVAAAATIAVAYPHMNGLGGDAFWIIHRPGRAPVAISGAGRAAALATVQRYAERGYGAIPVRGPDAALVVPGAVATWQAALDLLGGTARFTVPELMADAIALARAGVAVTPILEQTSVAKAAELAPVPGFLAIHQPDGRPLHAGDRFVQPALAGTLERLASAGLDDFYRGDIAATHGQYLADSDSPLRQDDFAPYRAETGAPLSVKTSAGMLHTTPPPTQGVATLMALALFDRLGVTEADGFTHLHGLVEATKRAYSLRNRHVADPDFMTEDLRHWLSDTYLDTLAASIDQHRASPWPEPSSPGDTIWMGASDASGMVVSFIQSLYWEYGSGLTCPATGITFENRGAGFSLKPGPNQLAPGKRPFHTLNPGLAQLNDGRVLAFGTQGGEGQPQTMTAIFSRYAQFGQGLQRAITAPRWLLGTTWADVTTTLKLESRFDPGLVAALTAAGHVTEVVHDFDPMMGQAGAVVHHRNGLMEAATDPRSDGAAIAF
- a CDS encoding sulfite exporter TauE/SafE family protein; translation: MDLTFTPIELVLLIGGLSLASIIAGIVAGLLGVGGGIVIVPVLFWVFTFTSFPEELAMHMAVATSLATIITTSVASMRAHHKKGAVDFDLLRRWAPALAIGALAGGLAARYFDAAVLTGVFGIVGLAVAINLATPRNLVIGEHLPRSPVQVAIATVIGFVSSLMGIGGGTLGVPTLAAFSYPIHRAVGTASAFGIVIAIPAVLGFIVSGWDAPGRPPLSLGYVSLVATAIILPFTTYFAPFGARLAHALEPVWVKRAFSIFLAITAVKMLHSSLT
- a CDS encoding amidohydrolase family protein, whose translation is MLVDLVITGATLAEHAVPMDIAVGNGLILDIAPAIASNAPRFAADGRLLAAGFVECHIHLDKADILDRCILAQGTLAEAVAETARLKAVFTEQDVYARASRIVEQAISHGTTVMRTFVEIDPRAGLRSFEAIKAVRRDYAGAIDIEICAFAQEGLTNEPETEGLLAMALADGADLVGGCSYTDPDPAGHIARIFDLAERFNVAADFHVDFDLDPAGSDLPAIIAETEKRGWQGRVACGHVTKLAAMGREAVAAVAVQLHRAGIGVVALPSTDLFLLGRDAEMLAPRGVAPLQQLASAGVLTAIASNNIINPFTPFGDASLLRQANLFANIAHLSRKADVDLAFAAIGANPARLLGRSHGIAVGASADLVLIDAVSPADAVRRAAPVLAGWKAGRQTFFRPAATLLRP